One Trichoderma atroviride chromosome 7, complete sequence DNA segment encodes these proteins:
- a CDS encoding uncharacterized protein (EggNog:ENOG41), with the protein MSEFIINDEDLSSLKGKVVVLTGGSSGIGLATVKLLLSLGASVVSGDVNPPPASESAETPAFLFVKTNVASWNDLTVLFKKAKEHFGRIDCIFANAGIGPRANYLALETDEQGNLKEPSHELMDIGLRGLINTASLAVHYMKEQPEGGSIVLMGSSTGLQPLRAIDYSAAKHGVLGFGRGLARVAEVAGVPIRINTLMPSWTTSNVLPDLEGLMRGISHVPQPALVVARAAAYLMVDGSRQGTVVYVADGKYKDIEKTILLPAYDAIKGEGNPSDDDVLKRLLELPAN; encoded by the exons ATGTCTGAGTTCATCATCAATGACGAGGATTTGAGCAgcctcaagggcaaggtCGTTGTCCTCACAG GCGGCTCATCAGGTATTGGCCTGGCCACAgttaagctgctgctctcattgGGAGCATCAGTAGTCAGCGGCGATGTCAACCCGCCACCGGCCTCTGAGTCGGCAGAAACACCTGCCTTCCTGTTTGTGAAGACCAACGTGGCCAGCTGGAATGACCTGACCGTGCTGTTCAAGAAAGCCAAGGAGCACTTTGGTCGCATCGATTGCATCTTTGCCAATGCCGGTATCGGCCCCCGTGCCAACTACTTGGCTCTTGAGACAGATGAGCAGGGCAACCTGAAGGAGCCCTCACACGAACTCATGGATATTGGCTTGAGAGGCCTTATCAACACAGCTTCTCTGGCCGTTCACTACATGAAGGAGCAACCTGAAGGCGGCAGCATTGTTCTCATGGGATCCAGCACCGGTCTACAGCCCCTTCGAGCTATCGATTACT CCGCGGCCAAGCATGGCGTCCTCGGTTTTGGCAGAGGCCTTGCACGGGTTGCAGAAGTTGCGGGAGTTCCTATTCGCATCAACACTCTGATGCCATCATGGACGACAAGCAACGTTCTCCCAGACTTGGAGGGCCTCATGAGAGGCATCTCACACGTGCCGCAACCCGCTTTGGTGGTTGCACGCGCTGCGGCTTATCTCATGGTTGATGGCTCCAGACAGGGCACCGTGGTTTATGTTGCAGATGGAAAGTACAAGGACATCGAGAAGACTATTCTCTTGCCTGCGTACGATGCCATTAAGGGAGAGGGAAATCCAAGCGATGACGACGTCCTCAAGCGTCTTCTGGAGCTGCCTGCCAACTAA